Proteins encoded together in one Onychomys torridus chromosome 1, mOncTor1.1, whole genome shotgun sequence window:
- the Siglecl1 gene encoding SIGLEC family-like protein 1 isoform X1 encodes MEMPHLQLEPARLMSSFCAVEKTLWCSCSFHGVPTPSVQWWMDGTPVDVNSGHGQLQVTSITLGSWDNSTLSLVRDPEMGTVLLCEGKNQHGTHGLSILLMSRRGPVAPQIFLKALLQGVVYAATAITLLFLCLLPFIVKRLRTRQVKKCAQTRAQQGSEAGTDQESSWEFRTESPSGTQLSVKGDNLKPVKAVETANHPKFPLCPELQKPMETPEAPSP; translated from the exons ATGGAGATGCCGCATCTACAGCTGG AACCTGCCAGACTGATGAGCTCCTTCTGTGCTGTGGAGAAGACATTGTGGTGCAGCTGTTCCTTTCACGGGGTTCCCACACCCTCTGTGCAGTGGTGGATGGATGGTACTCCTGTGGACGTGAACAGTGGGCATGGCCAGCTCCAGGTGACCTCTATCACACTTGGTTCCTGGGACAACAGCACCCTCAGCCTGGTCAGGGACCCAGAAATGGGCACAGTCCTTCTTTGTGAGGGAAAGAACCAACATGGAACCCATGGCTTGAGCATCCTGCTGATGTCAA GAAGGGGCCCTGTGGCTCCCCAGATCTTCCTGAAAGCGCTGCTCCAGGGTGTGGTCTATGCAGCCACGGCAATCACACtacttttcctctgcctcctccccttcAT AGTGAAACGTCTCAGGACCAGGCAGGTAAAGAAGTGTGCACAGACGAGAGCCCAGCAGGGCTCTGAGGCTGGGACAGACCAAGAATCGAGCTGGGAATTCCGAACCGAGTCACCTTCTGGGACGCAGCTCTCAGTGA AGGGAGATAA CCTGAAGCCAGTGAAGGCCGTGGAGACAGCAAACCATCCAAAGTTCCCACTGTGCCCAGAATTACAAAAACCCATGGAGACCCCAGAAGCCCCAAGTCCATAA
- the Siglecl1 gene encoding SIGLEC family-like protein 1 isoform X2, whose translation MEMPHLQLEPARLMSSFCAVEKTLWCSCSFHGVPTPSVQWKGPCGSPDLPESAAPGCGLCSHGNHTTFPLPPPLHVKGDNLKPVKAVETANHPKFPLCPELQKPMETPEAPSP comes from the exons ATGGAGATGCCGCATCTACAGCTGG AACCTGCCAGACTGATGAGCTCCTTCTGTGCTGTGGAGAAGACATTGTGGTGCAGCTGTTCCTTTCACGGGGTTCCCACACCCTCTGTGCAGTG GAAGGGGCCCTGTGGCTCCCCAGATCTTCCTGAAAGCGCTGCTCCAGGGTGTGGTCTATGCAGCCACGGCAATCACACtacttttcctctgcctcctccccttcATGTGA AGGGAGATAA CCTGAAGCCAGTGAAGGCCGTGGAGACAGCAAACCATCCAAAGTTCCCACTGTGCCCAGAATTACAAAAACCCATGGAGACCCCAGAAGCCCCAAGTCCATAA